A genomic region of Camelus ferus isolate YT-003-E chromosome 11, BCGSAC_Cfer_1.0, whole genome shotgun sequence contains the following coding sequences:
- the LOC116666892 gene encoding translation initiation factor IF-2-like, translating to MACLPLPRPLPRARIRVGGAGAGGAETRRLGKGQPLPAPWTRVTWPRPPVPLEQALPEGRDLRPVTENVPGPGCGCGKDVDGSPHTQSAPETPAAARVAGRRRCPCCPESVHPSRRPPTRLTAPPAAPGPQRPGLTPSHRLPLWDLTPRGPRTASQLHTHPWALLTPGGETNWGAQPTRGLCGQEPAVCVHSRWVSSTYIASSVSSGGEKVTRKCVLVLSAPGPPGWACTDGRPPFCPGCPGQMPPPSSRHTPRPTCHSLPSRLSRCPHRPGSPQALSPPPTLPLTFARLGPPPGPLRACSSSKKIPYGHRRLTSYPRHPGSRHADIAARHTGDALDARRSSSRLAPAYAWSFGNLESAGAPGDPFL from the coding sequence ATGGCCTGCTTGCCCCTCCCaaggcccctccccagggcacgGATCCGGGTAGGGGGAGCCGGAGCTGGAGGGGCCGAGACCAGGAGGCTTGGGAAGGGGCAGCCTCTCCCGGCACCTTGGACTCGGGTCACCTGGCCGCGCCCACCTGTCCCTCTGGAGCAGGCGCTTCCGGAAGGCCGAGACTTGCGGCCCGTCACTGAGAACGTGCCAGGCCCGGGCTGCGGTTGCGGGAAGGATGTCGATGGCTCCCCCCACACCCAGTCTGCGCCAGAAACACCAGCCGCTGCCAGGGTGGCTGGGAGACGGAGGTGTCCCTGCTGCCCAGAAAGTGTGCATCCCAGCAGGCGGCCCCCGACGCGCCTGACCGCCCCTCCCGCAGCCCCGGGGCCCCAGCGTCCCGGGCTCACCCCCTCGCACCGACTCCCTCTGTGGGATCTGACTCCGCGTGGGCCAAGGACCGCGTCGCAGCTGCACACTCACCCGTGGGCACTCCTGACTCCGGGTGGGGAGACCAACTGGGGTGCCCAGCCCACACGGGGGCTCTGCGGACAGGAGCCGGCTGTTTGTGTTCATTCTCGATGGGTATCTAGCACATACATCGCTTCCTCTGTGTCCTCGGGTGGAGAAAAGGTAACACGGAAGTGTGTTCTGGTTCTTTCTGCCCCTGGGCCCCCTGGGTGGGCCTGTACCGATGGACGCCCCCCATTCTGTCCTGGCTGCCCAGGACAGATGCCTCCCCCCAGCTCTCGCCACACCCCACGGCCCACCTGCCATTCCCTTCCCTCCCGCCTGAGCAGGTGCCCCCACCGCCCTGGCTCCCCTCaggccctctccccacctcccacactgCCACTCACCTTTGCCCGGCTGGGCCCTCCCCCTGGACCCCTGCGGGCCTGCTCCTCCTCCAAGAAGATCCCTTATGGTCACCGTCGTCTCACTAGTTACCCCCGACACCCTGGCTCCCGGCATGCAGACATTGCCGCCCGGCACACAGGGGACGCCCTGGACGCCAGACGCAGCAGTTCCCGCCTGGCCCCAGCCTATGCTTGGTCCTTTGGAAATTTGGAGTCAGCTGGGGCTCCTGGGGACCCCTTCCTCTGA